The following proteins are encoded in a genomic region of Comamonas resistens:
- a CDS encoding TolC family protein, giving the protein MATAALSAQAQAQTTAAGSSMSFEQARAALLERSEQMAASAKAVDSARLRREGMQGLGGPSVAITGMGYRYSANVDLDLDPARRALGNGISHLPPQLGGAVGQLPSLPANYDLQRKSNVASASLSAVWPIYMGGLGDAVRGELDAMTDEALADAATSADQLNTLLVQRYFTTQLAERAAALRRRALEGVRAHDDAAQRMLKAGVIAQVERLQASAALADAQQQARKADDDARLARSALLRTVHAAGGVRPSSPLFVSSEALPPLQQFLDAAQSRHPGLSKVAAKRRQAESLHDATEALRKPQVLAFGMREVNTSGKPNWVAGVAVRWTLWDSIDRDKLAAAGQRKVEQAELTDAQVRSDIALLVEKNWLAVEQSRTRYLSGQAQEDLARELLRLRAAGLKEGTSTALELIDAQLNLAKVQTERAVAANQYVQALAALLESTGQTDDFTRYMARADIQIKADAP; this is encoded by the coding sequence ATGGCGACGGCGGCGTTATCCGCCCAGGCCCAGGCGCAGACCACTGCGGCAGGCAGTTCAATGAGCTTCGAGCAGGCCCGCGCGGCGCTGCTCGAACGCTCCGAGCAGATGGCCGCCTCGGCCAAGGCCGTGGACAGCGCCCGCCTGCGCCGCGAGGGCATGCAGGGGCTGGGCGGCCCGTCGGTGGCCATCACCGGCATGGGCTACCGTTATTCGGCCAATGTCGACCTGGACCTCGACCCGGCGCGCCGCGCCCTGGGCAATGGCATCTCGCACCTGCCGCCGCAGCTGGGCGGCGCCGTGGGGCAACTGCCCAGCCTGCCGGCCAATTACGACCTGCAGCGCAAGAGCAATGTGGCCTCGGCCAGCCTCTCGGCCGTGTGGCCCATCTATATGGGCGGCCTGGGCGATGCGGTGCGCGGCGAACTTGACGCCATGACCGATGAAGCGCTGGCCGATGCCGCCACCAGCGCCGATCAGCTCAACACCTTGCTGGTGCAGCGCTATTTCACCACCCAGCTGGCCGAGCGTGCCGCGGCCTTGCGCCGCCGGGCGCTGGAGGGCGTGCGCGCCCATGACGACGCGGCCCAGCGCATGCTCAAGGCCGGCGTGATCGCCCAGGTCGAGCGGCTGCAGGCCAGCGCGGCCCTGGCCGATGCCCAGCAGCAGGCGCGCAAGGCCGACGACGATGCGCGCCTGGCACGCAGCGCCTTGCTGCGTACGGTACATGCAGCCGGCGGCGTGCGCCCCAGTTCCCCCTTGTTCGTCAGCAGCGAGGCCTTGCCGCCGCTGCAGCAATTCCTGGACGCGGCCCAGAGCCGCCATCCGGGCCTGAGCAAGGTGGCGGCCAAGCGCCGCCAGGCCGAGTCGCTGCACGATGCCACCGAGGCGTTGCGCAAGCCCCAGGTGCTGGCTTTTGGCATGCGTGAGGTCAATACCTCGGGCAAGCCCAACTGGGTGGCCGGCGTGGCCGTGCGCTGGACGCTGTGGGACAGCATAGACCGCGACAAGCTTGCGGCCGCCGGCCAGCGCAAGGTGGAGCAGGCCGAACTCACCGACGCCCAGGTGCGCTCCGACATCGCGCTGCTGGTGGAGAAAAACTGGCTTGCCGTGGAGCAGTCCCGCACCCGGTATCTGTCCGGCCAGGCCCAGGAGGATCTGGCGCGCGAGCTGCTGCGGCTGCGCGCGGCCGGCCTCAAGGAGGGCACCAGCACGGCGCTGGAGCTGATCGACGCCCAGCTCAACCTGGCCAAGGTGCAGACCGAACGCGCCGTGGCCGCCAACCAGTATGTGCAGGCGCTGGCCGCCTTGCTTGAAAGCACGGGACAGACCGACGATTTCACCCGCTACATGGCCCGTGCCGATATCCAGATCAAAGCAGACGCTCCATGA
- a CDS encoding HlyD family secretion protein yields the protein MNTPVPTPPPSSPSPEVPKQARRLPVAALIAAAAVLIFIIWGFWRAAQPAAPYFQGQMEAREADIAPKVTARISKVYVSEGQIIQSGDLLVEMDSPEVQAKLAQAQAARDAAQAVAAKASNGARPEEVQMARLTWQRAQAAAELARTSYDRVQSLFNQGLVSAQKRDEAQTNWRASDAQARAAKAQYDMAASGARAEDRTAAAAQARQVEGVVAEVKAAEAETQLRSPVGGEVANVLAKQGELSPQGVSVVTVVDLNDQWVVLNVREDQLQRFAMKSRFTGRLPALDNREAEFEVYFLGVLPDFATWRTTRGSQGFDARTFEVRARPAKPIEGVRPGMSVIVEGGA from the coding sequence ATGAATACACCCGTACCGACCCCGCCACCCTCCAGCCCCAGCCCTGAAGTGCCGAAGCAGGCCAGGCGCCTGCCTGTGGCCGCGCTGATCGCCGCGGCCGCCGTGCTGATCTTCATCATCTGGGGCTTCTGGCGCGCCGCCCAGCCCGCGGCCCCGTATTTCCAGGGGCAGATGGAAGCGCGCGAGGCCGATATCGCGCCCAAGGTCACGGCCCGCATCTCCAAGGTGTATGTGAGCGAGGGTCAGATCATCCAGTCCGGCGACCTGCTGGTGGAAATGGACAGTCCCGAGGTGCAGGCCAAGCTGGCCCAGGCCCAGGCGGCCCGCGATGCGGCCCAGGCCGTGGCCGCCAAGGCCAGCAACGGAGCCCGGCCCGAGGAGGTGCAGATGGCCCGCCTGACCTGGCAGCGCGCCCAGGCGGCGGCCGAGCTGGCCAGAACCTCGTACGACCGCGTGCAGAGCCTGTTCAATCAAGGGCTGGTTTCGGCCCAGAAGCGCGACGAGGCCCAGACCAACTGGCGCGCCTCGGATGCCCAGGCACGGGCTGCCAAGGCACAGTACGACATGGCGGCCAGCGGTGCGCGCGCGGAGGACAGGACCGCCGCTGCCGCCCAGGCGCGCCAGGTCGAGGGCGTGGTGGCCGAGGTCAAGGCCGCAGAAGCCGAAACTCAGCTGCGCAGCCCCGTGGGCGGCGAGGTGGCGAATGTGCTGGCCAAGCAGGGCGAGCTGTCGCCCCAGGGCGTTTCGGTGGTCACCGTGGTGGACCTGAACGACCAATGGGTGGTGCTCAATGTGCGCGAGGACCAGCTGCAGCGCTTTGCGATGAAGAGCCGCTTCACGGGCCGGCTGCCGGCGCTGGACAACCGTGAGGCCGAGTTCGAGGTGTACTTCCTCGGCGTGCTGCCCGACTTCGCCACCTGGCGCACCACGCGCGGCAGCCAGGGCTTCGATGCGCGTACCTTCGAAGTGCGGGCGCGGCCAGCCAAGCCTATCGAGGGCGTGCGCCCCGGCATGAGCGTCATTGTCGAGGGTGGTGCGTGA
- a CDS encoding ABC transporter permease, which produces MSPFAASLRREWGRLRASPWDWAMVSWLPMLALGLMCWIFSAGQPYRLPIAVWNEDPSSLSRQLVRMLAATPGLEVRQIVLNRGEAADALQRMDVYGVVHIPPDLARDVKHGAGGAITLLHNAQLATASSLLQRDVRQVVGTLSAGVEMQVAAKRGSPHQALRVQMEPIKTQLVALFNVSTNYEQFLAATLVPALIHILAMTAGAWSVGRELREHTLGEWLSPDGQSASLARVAAALLGKLLLPAVLLWGSGMAALLYLAQLRGWSVAGSMAWIGVGLAALVVLSLAAGAALAGVTLSLRTALSGTGLLSAPAFAFSGVGFPLLAMTGSARGWALAMPYTHYARLQIEQWQMGAPVAQTLPVVGGLLLATLVLLALAAAGLLRGLQRPDKWGGR; this is translated from the coding sequence GTGAGTCCCTTTGCCGCCAGCCTGCGCCGCGAATGGGGGCGGCTGCGGGCCAGCCCCTGGGACTGGGCCATGGTCAGCTGGCTGCCCATGCTGGCCCTGGGCCTGATGTGCTGGATTTTTTCGGCCGGCCAGCCTTACCGGCTGCCTATCGCCGTCTGGAACGAAGATCCTTCCTCGCTGTCTCGCCAGCTGGTGCGCATGCTGGCAGCCACACCGGGGCTGGAAGTGCGCCAGATCGTGCTCAACCGTGGCGAGGCCGCCGATGCGCTGCAGCGCATGGACGTCTATGGCGTGGTGCATATTCCGCCAGACCTGGCGCGTGACGTGAAGCATGGTGCGGGCGGCGCCATCACGCTGCTGCACAACGCACAACTGGCCACCGCATCGAGCCTGCTGCAGCGCGATGTGCGCCAGGTGGTGGGCACGCTGTCGGCCGGTGTTGAAATGCAGGTTGCGGCCAAGCGCGGCTCGCCCCACCAGGCGCTGCGCGTGCAAATGGAGCCCATCAAGACCCAGCTGGTGGCGCTGTTCAATGTCTCCACCAATTACGAGCAGTTCCTGGCCGCCACGCTGGTGCCCGCGCTAATCCATATCCTGGCCATGACGGCCGGTGCCTGGTCCGTGGGCCGCGAGCTGCGCGAGCACACCTTGGGTGAGTGGCTGAGCCCGGATGGACAGTCCGCGAGTCTGGCCAGAGTGGCGGCGGCCCTGTTGGGCAAGCTGCTGCTGCCGGCCGTGCTGCTCTGGGGCAGCGGCATGGCGGCTTTGCTGTATTTGGCGCAACTGCGTGGCTGGAGCGTGGCCGGCAGCATGGCATGGATTGGCGTGGGGCTGGCGGCCCTGGTGGTGCTGAGCCTGGCGGCGGGGGCCGCGCTGGCGGGCGTCACGCTTTCGCTGCGCACGGCGCTATCGGGCACGGGCCTGCTGTCGGCCCCGGCCTTCGCATTCAGCGGCGTGGGCTTTCCGCTGCTGGCCATGACGGGCAGCGCGCGCGGCTGGGCCCTGGCCATGCCGTACACCCATTACGCAAGGCTGCAGATCGAGCAGTGGCAGATGGGCGCACCCGTGGCTCAGACCCTGCCCGTGGTCGGCGGCCTACTGCTGGCCACTTTGGTGCTGCTGGCGCTGGCCGCTGCGGGACTGCTGCGCGGTCTGCAACGGCCCGACAAATGGGGAGGGCGCTGA
- a CDS encoding ABC transporter permease, producing the protein MLRDKGAVLLLLGAPVLYGFFYPWFYSSEVVQRVPVAVVVQDSSGLARQMLRFAQASPRIHPQLVTADEGEARAAVLRGEVMGYALLPRDLKRDVLRRANVVIPVYANGAYPLVSKQVQYGFAEAFGTVSAGVEIKRLQAGGQSAPQAAVSRSPVNAQAVALFNPTEGYGSFVVAAVSVLILQQTLLMGSALLVGTWREQGADRVGSRQWLARLLALCVPGWLAGLFYFGWIFIWQDFPHGGNPWGALALLACFVPAVVGCACLLGWWLADRERALQVVLFSSIPLAFLGGFTWPVEALPEPLQWLRWLSPSTAGIQASLRYNQLGAPLVAALPHLAWLACMALTSWLAVLWLGRQPQIPRG; encoded by the coding sequence ATGCTGCGCGACAAGGGCGCGGTCCTGCTGCTGCTGGGGGCGCCCGTGCTCTACGGCTTTTTCTACCCCTGGTTCTACAGTTCCGAAGTGGTGCAGCGCGTGCCCGTGGCCGTGGTCGTGCAGGACAGCTCGGGCCTGGCCCGGCAGATGTTGCGCTTTGCCCAGGCCAGCCCGCGCATCCATCCGCAGCTGGTCACGGCCGATGAAGGCGAAGCGCGCGCGGCCGTGCTGCGCGGCGAGGTCATGGGCTATGCGCTGCTGCCGCGCGATCTCAAGCGCGATGTGCTGCGCCGCGCGAATGTGGTGATTCCCGTCTACGCCAATGGCGCCTATCCCTTGGTCAGCAAGCAGGTGCAATACGGTTTTGCCGAGGCTTTCGGCACCGTCTCGGCCGGCGTGGAGATCAAGCGTCTGCAGGCCGGTGGGCAGAGCGCGCCGCAGGCGGCCGTGAGCCGCTCGCCCGTGAACGCCCAGGCCGTGGCCCTGTTCAACCCCACCGAGGGCTATGGCAGCTTTGTGGTGGCGGCCGTGTCCGTGCTGATTCTGCAGCAGACCCTGCTGATGGGCAGTGCGCTGCTGGTCGGTACCTGGCGCGAGCAAGGTGCCGACCGCGTTGGCTCGCGCCAATGGCTGGCGCGGCTTTTGGCACTGTGCGTACCGGGCTGGCTGGCCGGGCTGTTCTATTTCGGCTGGATCTTCATCTGGCAGGACTTTCCGCACGGCGGTAACCCCTGGGGCGCGCTGGCGCTGCTGGCCTGCTTTGTGCCGGCCGTCGTGGGCTGCGCCTGCCTGCTGGGCTGGTGGCTGGCCGATCGCGAGCGGGCCCTGCAGGTGGTGCTGTTTTCCTCGATTCCACTGGCCTTTCTGGGCGGCTTCACCTGGCCCGTCGAGGCCTTGCCCGAGCCGCTGCAGTGGCTGCGCTGGCTCTCGCCGAGCACGGCCGGCATACAGGCCTCGCTGCGCTATAACCAGCTGGGCGCACCCCTGGTCGCTGCCCTGCCGCATCTGGCCTGGTTGGCCTGTATGGCGCTGACCAGCTGGCTGGCCGTGCTGTGGCTGGGGCGTCAGCCGCAGATTCCAAGGGGCTAG
- a CDS encoding MFS transporter, with protein sequence MSTDNNTRRNMGLLVAAQSLGGASPPIIISLGGLVGQQLSSNPTASTLPVSIYQLGLALSTLPAAWLMNRLGRRQAYVLGALLGVVSGVIAAQGIAHSDFVTFCIGTALAGFYAACVQSYRFAATDLVDEPAQQAKAISRVMVGGLIAAIIGPQVVIWTRDALPATPFAGSFYSQAALALLALPLLMGLRLPPPQSRAVAGDARPLKEIARSPQFVVAAAAGVVSYGLMAFLMTAAPMAMVGCGHSVGEAALGIQWHVLAMFAPSFVTGRLIAHFGKRRITALGLIMIAMAGGLALLGLELLHFWGALILLGVGWNFGFIGATALLTECYRPAERAKVQAFNDFLVFGTVAVASFGSGELLHTAGWNGINYGMLPLVAVVLLMLGLQARRQKMVSA encoded by the coding sequence ATGAGCACAGATAACAACACCCGCCGCAATATGGGCCTGCTGGTTGCGGCCCAGTCCCTGGGAGGCGCATCCCCGCCCATCATCATCTCGCTGGGCGGCCTGGTCGGCCAGCAGCTGTCGAGCAATCCCACGGCGTCCACACTGCCGGTCAGCATCTACCAGCTGGGCCTGGCCCTGTCCACCCTGCCCGCGGCCTGGCTCATGAACCGCCTGGGCCGGCGCCAGGCCTATGTGCTGGGTGCGCTGCTGGGGGTGGTATCGGGCGTCATCGCGGCCCAGGGCATTGCGCATTCCGATTTCGTGACTTTCTGCATAGGCACGGCACTGGCCGGGTTCTATGCGGCCTGCGTGCAGAGCTACCGCTTTGCGGCCACCGATCTGGTGGACGAGCCTGCGCAGCAGGCCAAGGCGATCTCGCGGGTCATGGTCGGCGGACTGATTGCGGCCATCATCGGCCCGCAGGTGGTGATCTGGACACGCGACGCCCTGCCCGCCACACCGTTCGCTGGCAGCTTCTACAGCCAGGCGGCGCTCGCCCTGCTGGCCCTGCCGCTGCTCATGGGCCTGCGCCTGCCGCCGCCCCAATCCAGAGCCGTGGCCGGCGATGCGCGGCCGCTCAAGGAGATCGCACGCTCGCCGCAGTTTGTTGTGGCAGCCGCAGCCGGCGTGGTGAGCTACGGCCTCATGGCCTTTCTGATGACGGCCGCGCCCATGGCCATGGTGGGCTGCGGCCACAGCGTGGGCGAAGCCGCGCTGGGCATACAGTGGCATGTGCTGGCCATGTTCGCGCCCAGCTTCGTCACGGGCCGGCTGATTGCGCACTTCGGCAAGCGCCGCATCACGGCTCTTGGGCTGATCATGATTGCCATGGCCGGCGGCCTGGCCCTGCTGGGTCTGGAGCTGCTGCACTTCTGGGGCGCGCTGATTCTGCTGGGCGTGGGCTGGAACTTCGGCTTCATCGGCGCCACGGCCCTGCTGACCGAGTGCTACCGCCCGGCCGAACGCGCCAAGGTCCAGGCCTTCAACGATTTTCTGGTATTCGGCACCGTGGCCGTGGCCTCGTTCGGCTCGGGCGAGTTGCTGCATACGGCCGGCTGGAACGGCATCAACTACGGCATGCTGCCCCTGGTGGCCGTGGTGCTGCTGATGCTGGGCCTGCAGGCGCGTCGCCAGAAGATGGTATCGGCATGA
- a CDS encoding XAC2610-related protein, producing MWLRKLLLLCGLALGLQNMGCAWAAGRAGHQPRPELFEVVSWEAAYGGRIAGKPVKVTLWRLGGAVMGNYCYEPCNPKRNGIRLEGLANGQVTETPIDLPKGQTEAMPSGRWRIGQLPGLAPQQIKGQWQSMDGKKQWPLELILEPSSFAHAVDQEVRLMMNQRIASPKDCDTDSNLQVSALRIYRQGKLQQSLSTAAWGSCLFVQPRWVDANFDGWPDLSQALELPAGPNIGYATWLYDSAQGKLVPGPKDLQEITSPVFDGQAQRIYSQWRASCCSHGIGIYAWKNGKPQLVEQAESYVMPVRQGGKLMGCYIMPEYKSGHVVWPDALYRNSDGLAMGKPPAEDWCDLEVSSSLSQAQLQVFAPQQDGQKARQLSVYGMGRVEVQTPEGARYCPDLMVFDTDARKLVRIQLTENAAQSCETEKPGQ from the coding sequence ATGTGGTTGCGAAAATTACTTCTCCTGTGTGGCCTGGCTTTGGGCCTGCAGAACATGGGCTGCGCATGGGCGGCGGGAAGGGCCGGCCATCAGCCAAGGCCCGAACTGTTCGAGGTCGTAAGCTGGGAGGCGGCCTATGGGGGGCGTATTGCCGGCAAACCGGTAAAGGTCACGCTCTGGCGGCTGGGCGGTGCTGTCATGGGAAATTACTGCTACGAGCCTTGTAATCCCAAGCGCAACGGCATTCGGCTTGAAGGTCTGGCCAATGGACAGGTGACGGAAACGCCTATCGATTTACCCAAGGGCCAGACCGAGGCAATGCCTTCCGGGCGTTGGCGCATAGGGCAATTGCCGGGACTTGCGCCACAGCAGATCAAGGGGCAATGGCAATCCATGGATGGCAAAAAGCAGTGGCCCCTGGAGCTGATCCTGGAGCCTTCGTCATTTGCCCATGCGGTCGATCAGGAGGTGCGCCTGATGATGAACCAGCGCATAGCCTCTCCCAAGGACTGCGATACGGACAGCAATCTGCAGGTATCGGCGCTGCGCATTTATCGACAAGGAAAGCTTCAGCAGTCGCTGAGTACCGCGGCCTGGGGAAGCTGTCTTTTTGTGCAGCCGCGTTGGGTGGATGCCAATTTCGATGGCTGGCCCGATCTGAGTCAGGCGCTGGAACTGCCTGCAGGCCCCAATATTGGCTACGCGACCTGGCTTTATGACTCCGCACAGGGCAAGCTGGTGCCAGGGCCCAAGGATCTGCAGGAAATCACCTCTCCCGTGTTCGATGGCCAGGCCCAGCGTATTTACAGCCAGTGGCGCGCGAGTTGCTGCAGCCATGGCATCGGTATCTACGCCTGGAAGAACGGCAAGCCGCAGCTCGTTGAGCAAGCCGAGAGTTATGTGATGCCTGTACGCCAGGGCGGCAAGCTCATGGGCTGCTACATCATGCCGGAGTACAAGAGCGGCCATGTCGTATGGCCTGATGCGCTGTATCGCAACAGCGACGGGCTGGCCATGGGCAAGCCGCCTGCCGAAGACTGGTGTGATCTGGAAGTGTCCTCCTCTTTGTCCCAGGCACAGCTGCAGGTATTCGCTCCGCAGCAAGACGGGCAAAAAGCCAGACAGCTGTCTGTCTATGGCATGGGCCGAGTGGAAGTGCAGACGCCCGAAGGCGCGCGCTACTGCCCTGATCTGATGGTGTTCGACACTGATGCACGCAAGCTGGTGCGTATCCAGTTGACCGAGAATGCGGCTCAATCTTGCGAAACAGAGAAGCCCGGCCAGTAG
- a CDS encoding putative bifunctional diguanylate cyclase/phosphodiesterase produces MSITYAMATVLQQNPMDIAGLERLASELLPLYAGVDNLQLAPAGVVRKVFPATAHQGPVGHDLLNDPHSKDEAELALATRDLHIAVPAQLRQGRPGFVGRYPLFLTDKQGRQSFWGFVSAVVLLDTVKSFGQFDRLKQQGLAYHLWRAHPMTGEPQTLLRSSEPLTKATMTASIGVPREPWQLTVSPIEPDSLFSSTRLAAWLMVVLAAAAAGALTRSMLMRPVELAQMVRRRTRALESANLSLEWQATHDSLTGLGNRAMLEHELNRSIEHMRHAKGRLAVLLLDLDDFKSINDSLGHRAGDTMLQAVAQSLGRCVRSADAVYRLGGDEFVVVLNQLGEASLAGSIARKILAEVAQPRLILEQEIQLTTSIGVVIYPQDAEDAESLLSLADVAMYRAKKNGRNQMAFFSPALDHAAQTRLQLADQLREAIRTEAFELHYQVKVDIASGQAMGAEALLRWRHPVQGLIPPAEFIPLAEETGLIVAIGEWALQTACMAAESWHRCLGTPLSIAVNLSAKQFQDAALLEKVRTALLHSGLPAHRLELEITESMMMHKPDEAAATMRALRQLGVHLAIDDFGTGYSSLGYLSRFPIQCLKIDRSFVQNVPDSETDSTIARSIVSLGKSLGLTVVAEGVETQSQLDFLRQHGCHIAQGYLLGRPLEAARFIEQLRQQEAALG; encoded by the coding sequence TTGTCGATCACCTATGCGATGGCCACCGTGCTGCAGCAAAACCCGATGGATATCGCTGGCCTTGAACGCCTGGCCAGTGAATTGCTCCCTCTTTATGCAGGGGTAGACAACCTGCAGCTTGCGCCAGCCGGTGTTGTCCGCAAGGTATTCCCTGCCACAGCCCATCAAGGCCCGGTCGGGCACGATCTTCTCAACGATCCGCACAGCAAGGACGAAGCTGAGCTGGCCCTTGCGACCCGCGACCTGCATATCGCTGTCCCAGCCCAGTTGCGGCAAGGTCGGCCAGGATTCGTGGGTCGCTATCCCTTGTTCCTCACAGACAAGCAAGGCCGTCAAAGTTTCTGGGGATTTGTGAGTGCGGTGGTGCTTTTGGATACGGTGAAGAGCTTTGGTCAATTCGACCGCTTGAAACAACAGGGGCTTGCCTATCATCTTTGGCGCGCCCACCCAATGACTGGTGAGCCCCAGACCTTGCTGCGCAGCTCCGAGCCACTTACCAAGGCCACAATGACCGCTTCCATTGGCGTTCCACGGGAACCCTGGCAGCTTACGGTTTCCCCGATAGAGCCGGACTCCCTTTTCAGTTCCACACGCCTGGCGGCATGGTTGATGGTGGTGCTGGCAGCTGCGGCTGCCGGCGCCCTGACGCGATCCATGCTGATGCGCCCTGTCGAGCTCGCTCAAATGGTCAGACGGCGCACCAGAGCACTGGAAAGCGCCAACCTGAGCCTTGAGTGGCAAGCGACCCATGACAGCCTGACGGGACTGGGCAACCGGGCAATGCTCGAGCATGAGCTCAACCGGAGCATCGAACACATGCGCCATGCCAAGGGACGGTTGGCAGTGCTGCTGCTGGACCTGGATGACTTCAAGAGTATCAACGACAGTCTGGGTCATCGGGCAGGTGACACCATGCTGCAAGCGGTTGCGCAGTCCCTGGGCCGTTGTGTTCGCTCTGCGGATGCGGTGTACCGGCTGGGGGGAGATGAATTCGTCGTCGTATTGAATCAGCTTGGCGAGGCAAGCCTTGCCGGTTCCATTGCAAGAAAAATACTGGCGGAAGTTGCCCAGCCTCGCCTCATCCTAGAGCAGGAGATTCAACTCACGACAAGCATTGGCGTCGTCATTTATCCGCAAGACGCCGAAGACGCGGAAAGTCTCCTGAGTCTGGCGGATGTTGCGATGTACCGTGCCAAGAAGAATGGACGCAACCAGATGGCGTTCTTCTCTCCTGCCCTTGACCACGCAGCCCAGACGCGTCTCCAACTGGCGGATCAGTTGCGAGAAGCGATCAGGACAGAAGCTTTCGAGCTTCACTATCAGGTCAAGGTCGATATCGCCAGCGGTCAAGCAATGGGCGCCGAAGCCTTGCTGCGCTGGAGGCACCCGGTTCAAGGCCTGATCCCGCCCGCAGAGTTCATTCCACTGGCGGAGGAAACCGGGCTCATTGTCGCCATAGGCGAATGGGCGCTGCAAACGGCCTGCATGGCAGCCGAATCGTGGCATCGATGCCTCGGCACTCCATTGAGCATCGCAGTCAATCTTTCGGCCAAGCAATTCCAGGATGCCGCCTTGCTGGAGAAGGTTCGAACGGCCTTGCTGCACTCCGGCTTGCCGGCTCACCGGCTGGAACTCGAGATCACTGAAAGCATGATGATGCACAAACCCGACGAGGCGGCAGCCACCATGCGTGCCTTGCGCCAACTGGGCGTGCACTTGGCCATCGATGACTTTGGTACGGGTTACTCCAGCCTGGGTTATCTGTCGCGCTTTCCAATTCAATGCCTCAAGATTGATCGCAGCTTTGTCCAGAACGTGCCTGATTCGGAGACGGATTCGACCATCGCACGCTCCATCGTGTCCTTGGGCAAGAGCCTGGGACTGACGGTTGTGGCGGAAGGCGTGGAAACGCAATCGCAGCTTGATTTCCTGCGGCAGCATGGCTGCCACATTGCCCAGGGCTATTTGCTGGGCCGCCCCTTGGAAGCGGCTCGGTTCATTGAGCAATTGCGCCAACAGGAAGCGGCCCTGGGGTAG